A stretch of the Festucalex cinctus isolate MCC-2025b chromosome 20, RoL_Fcin_1.0, whole genome shotgun sequence genome encodes the following:
- the chrnd gene encoding acetylcholine receptor subunit delta: protein MLVGTRSGRTDRRTRSSRQKSNMKPVAVLLLALFWPACRCRNEEERLINHLLKERAYNKELRPVERQQDAVDVFLALTLSNLISLKEVDETLLTNVWIEHTWMDYRLTWNTSEFDGIQMLRLPSNMVWLPEIVLENNNDAQFQVAYYCNVLVEYTGQCYWLPPAIFRSSCSINVNYFPFDWQNCTLKFTSLTYNAKEIQMLLKTDTGDDNSTWTVEWIIIDPAGWTENGEWEVIHRPAKRNTYKHIPMESSKHQDITFYLIIKRKPLFYIVNIIIPCVLISFLASLVYYLPADSGEKMTLSISVLLAQSVFLLLISQRLPETSISVPLIVKYLMFIMVLVTVVVLNCVVVLNLHFRSPSTHVMSEWTKRLFLERLPRLLLMSRPADSEPFWDGALQRRSSSAGYIASAEEYYSVKSRSDLMFERQSVRHGLLTRPAHATVKKLQEDGGVSEQLYGEIKPAVDGANYIIKHMRNKNDYNEEKDNWSGIARTVDRLCLFLITPVMTLGTIIIFLMGLYNHPPPLPFAGDSHDYREDNLRLL from the exons ATGTTGGTTGGCACAAGGtcaggacggacggacagacggacgagGTCTTCCCGACAAAAGTCCAACATGAAGCCCGTCGCTGTGCTGCTGCTCGCCCTCTTCTGGCCCG CGTGCCGGTGCAGGAACGAGGAAGAGCGTCTGATCAACCACCTGCTGAAGGAGCGCGCCTACAACAAGGAGTTGCGTCCCGTGGAGAGACAACAGGACGCCGTCGACGTCTTCCTGGCGCTCACGCTCTCCAACCTCATCTCCTTG AAAGAAGTGGACGAGACCCTGCTCACCAACGTCTGGATCGAACAT ACGTGGATGGACTACCGGCTGACGTGGAACACCAGCGAGTTTGACGGCATCCAAATGCTGCGCCTGCCGTCCAACATGGTGTGGCTGCCCGAGATCGTGCTGGAAAACAA TAACGACGCCCAGTTCCAGGTGGCCTACTACTGCAATGTGCTGGTGGAGTACACGGGCCAGTGCTACTGGTTGCCGCCCGCCATCTTCCGCTCGTCCTGCTCCATCAACGTCAACTATTTCCCCTTTGACTGGCAGAACTGCACCCTCAAGTTCAC CTCTCTGACGTACAACGCCAAAGAAATCCAAATGCTCCTGAAGACGGACACGGGTGACGACAACAGCACGTGGACGGTGGAGTGGATCATCATCGACCCGGCCGGCTGGACgg AGAACGGCGAGTGGGAGGTGATCCACCGTCCGGCCAAGAGGAACACGTACAAGCACATCCCCATGGAGAGCAGCAAGCACCAGGACATCACCTTCTACCTGATCATCAAACGCAAGCCGCTCTTCTACATCGTCAACATCATCATCCCCTGCGTGCTCATCTCCTTCCTGGCCTCGCTCGTCTACTACCTGCCGGCGGACA GTGGTGAGAAGATGACCTTGTCCATCTCCGTGCTTCTGGCGCAGTCCGTCTTCCTGCTGCTCATCTCCCAAAGGCTTCCGGAAACTTCCATCTCCGTCCCGCTCATTGTCAA GTACCTGATGTTCATCATGGTGCTGGTGACGGTGGTGGTCTTGAACTGCGTGGTGGTCCTCAACCTGCACTTCCGAAGCCCCAGCACGCACGTCATGTCCGAGTGGACCAAGAGG CTGTTCCTGGAGCGActcccccgcctgctgctgATGTCGCGGCCGGCCGACTCGGAGCCGTTCTGGGACGGCGCCCTGCAGCGGCGCTCCAGCTCGGCGGGCTACATCGCCTCGGCCGAGGAGTACTACAGCGTCAAGTCCCGCAGCGACCTGATGTTTGAGCGCCAGTCGGTCCGACACGGGCTGCTCACGCGACCCGCGCACGCCACCG TGAAAAAGCTGCAGGAGGACGGCGGCGTCAGCGAGCAGCTGTACGGCGAAATCAAGCCGGCGGTGGACGGCGCAAACTACATCATCAAGCACATGCGCAACAAGAACGACTACAACGAG GAGAAGGACAACTGGAGCGGCATCGCCCGCACCGTGGACCGTTTGTGCCTCTTCCTCATTACGCCGGTCATGACCTTGGGCACCATCATCATCTTCCTCATGGGCCTCTACAACCACCCGCCGCCGCTGCCCTTTGCCGGAGACTCGCACGACTACAGGGAGGACAACTTGCGCCTCTTGTGA
- the LOC144009252 gene encoding CD276 antigen-like isoform X2 has protein sequence MKSLASAVRLALSPVVVVVCSLLCTDAGDVWCRWNASCVLAASFPVGDDVVVHWMKEATGGVQVQVHSFYYDSDQLANQDERFRGRTWLLKEKLSEGNASLLLQEVRLEDEGRYKCYVGTLRDSLESFINLRVEAPVQDVRMELSDGAVFCRADGVYPAPALAWSTEPPADGGPFDYKTKVEPTRTGLYDVESRMQVTADASLRVDFTCEVSSKRSARRARLRMEDAIHAAFGSQVKIACSFPAEVDTFDLHWRFRRSEHILSMNVSGLQRRLTVSEDWKIHVMDWRSAWQHLKLPSVAPEHQGTYTCQVRTKELTYITQTDVIVTVDRKLVPLLGIIAAMGLLFLVGVAVAGFLWHKMRKLKKSKLQKAPEDKDADDDADKKQVTDAKHTDMRNLDVLSFQAIRQRYAKFLDRGATILQRLRHNSNTNAI, from the exons ATGAAGTCGTTGGCGTCCGCGGTGCGTTTGGCGCTCTCccccgtcgtcgtcgtcgtctgctCTCTGCTGTGCACAG ACGCCGGCGACGTTTGGTGCCGTTGGAATGCGAGCTGCGTTTTGGCGGCGAGCTTCCCCGTTGGAGACGACGTGGTCGTCCACTGGATGAAGGAGGCCACCGGAGGCGTTCAGGTCCAGGTGCATTCCTTCTACTACGACAGCGACCAGCTGGCCAATCAGGACGAGCGCTTCAGGGGACGGACGTGGCTATTGAAGGAAAAGCTGTCCGAAGGGAACGCTTCTTTGCTGCTTCAGGAGGTGCGGCTTGAAGATGAAGGGCGGTACAAGTGCTACGTGGGAACCCTCAGGGACAGCCTGGAGTCCTTCATCAACCTCCGTGTGGAAG CTCCCGTACAGGACGTCCGCATGGAGCTGAGCGACGGGGCCGTGTTCTGCCGGGCAGACGGCGTCTACCCGGCGCCCGCGCTGGCCTGGTCCACGGAGCCGCCGGCGGACGGCGGGCCCTTTGACTACAAGACGAAGGTGGAGCCGACGCGGACGGGCTTGTATGACGTGGAGAGTCGCATGCAGGTGACGGCAGACGCAAGCCTCCGCGTGGACTTCACGTGCGAGGTCAGCAGCAAGAGGAGCGCAAGAAGAGCTCGGCTGAGGATGGAAG ACGCCATCCACGCGGCGTTCGGCAGCCAGGTGAAGATCGCGTGCAGTTTCCCGGCCGAGGTGGACACCTTCGACCTGCACTGGCGGTTCCGCCGCTCGGAGCACATCCTGTCCATGAACGTGAGCGGCCTGCAGCGCCGCCTAACGGTGTCGGAGGACTGGAAGATCCACGTGATGGATTGGCGCTCGGCGTGGCAGCACCTCAAACTCCCCAGCGTGGCGCCCGAGCACCAGGGCACGTACACCTGCCAGGTCCGAACAAAGGAGCTGACCTACATCACGCAGACGGACGTCATTGTCACAGTAG ACCGGAAGCTTGTGCCGCTGCTCGGCATCATCGCCGCGATGGGTCTCTTGTTTCTCGTGGGTGTCGCCGTCGCGGGATTCTTGTGGCACAAAA TGAGGAAGTTAAAGAAGTCCAAACTGCAGAAGGCACCCGAAGACAAAGATGCTGATGACGACGCTGACAAGAAGCAAGTCACTGACGCAAAACACACAGACATGCGAAACCTTGACGTGTTGTCATTTCAGGCCATCAGGCAGCGGTATGCAAAGTTTTTGGATCGGGGAGCAACAATTTTGCAAAGACTACGTCACAATTCCAACACCAACGCCATATGA